Genomic window (Alligator mississippiensis isolate rAllMis1 chromosome 4, rAllMis1, whole genome shotgun sequence):
CAGCTGTTCTGAGCCCAGCTTGTGCCCCTTAAGATGTATTACTGGTCTGGCTCTCCTTCAGTTCTGCCAGCCCTTAAAGGGACAGGAGTGTAGTGGCTAAATAGAAGGGTTGTTTAGCACTGCCATGTACTCTTACTATTTCAGCTTGGGGTGGAGTGTTTCAGCAACCTTGTGTCTTCAATCACGTGGCCTTTGGCCCTGACCACAGCTGCCTAGATTTACTACTCTGCCCACTGccccacagcctgtctgactAGGGGCTGCCTGCAGAGAGCAACTGACTGCTCTGCTCTAGCTTGGTCTTTACATACTTTTGAAATGggggagctggaagcagctggCTTGCCCATAAAAGGCAAGCCTCCCCACTGCTACCCTCCTCCAGAAGAAGGAAGACAAAGGGGTACCCATTGCAGTGGGGATGGGAGAAACTCAAGAGACCTGGACTCCTGTCCTTGCCCTGTCACTGACTTATCTGGGTGAGTTACTGCATCTCTGTGGACCTCATTGCCTCCAGCAGTGAGAATCACCTTTCCTGTCCTCCACACTATGCTGTGCTGCCTACCTGAACAGTTTCCTTTGGTGCAGGTCTGCTGATAGTGGAAGTTGGAGCAGATTGCCTAGCCTGGGTAGCTGTAAACCTTGTTGAGGGGGGTCCCTGCTCCATATACCCCCTGCATTGGCAGATTGTCTCAGTAGGCATCAGGGTGGCACAGGGTGTCTGAGCTTAgtcccccccttgctcccctgcctctgctccttccaGGTGCACCCCCAATCTTTGTGAGCATGGTGGTCGTTGCCTGCAGTCCTGGGATGATTTCATCTGCATCTGTGACCTGACGGGATATCAGGGAGAGACCTGCCACAAACGTGAGCCCCTGGGGATGGGGACTTGGGTTTGTCATGAAGCCATTCCCAGCCCCTGACAAGTTGCCCAATGTCCTTGCTATTCTAACCCAGCCTGTTGGTTCCTCTTTATAGCTGTTTACAAAGAGTCATGTGAAGCATATCGGCTCAGTGGGAAAACAGCTGGGAACTACACTATTGACCCTGATGGCagtgggcccctcaagcccttcACTGTGTACTGCGATATGAGAGGTACTGGGAATAAGTGGCAACAAGGATCTTGTGTTCCAGAAATGGAGCACAAGGTCCCTATCCAGCTCCAGGCCAGGGGGACTAGCCGGCTGTAAGGGTGGGGAACAGGGCATGGAGCTTTTCCCCTCCAAGCCAGGCCTCGCCCATCTAGCCCTATGATGGAGGTTCAGGAACTGGATCTGGAGCCTCTCCCTTGGAGGAAACACACAGGTACCACCTGTGTATGTGGTCTCAGCCCAGTTCCAGGGGAAGGGTTTCCACATCAGAAACAGTATGACTTTGTCCTTTGTGGTGAGGCTGTAGGGAGTGACAGCCCATTCCCCAGATGGACCTTGAAGCAGGGATACGATGAAGATGAGGGGACTGGGGTGATAGGGATGGGGTTGAAGTGAAGGTAGGAAGCTTGGGGGTCAGGAGCTCCCAGTCTGTTCTCACAGGGGCTTCTGGCCCTTCCCTAGAGGATCGAGCATGGACCATCATCCGGCACAACCGGCACTATGCCACACGGGTGTTAGGCTCCAGTGTGGACCGGCCTTTCTTGGGGGCAGTGGAGTACTGGAATGCCTCATGGGCTGAAGTGTCAGCCCTGGCCAATGCCTCTGAATACTGCGAGCAGCGCATTGAGTTCTCCTGCTACAACTCCCGCCTGCTCAACACACCCTGTGAGTGTGCCATGGGCAAGTGCATGCAAGCATGTCTGCTGTAGGAAAGTCACTGCTACCATGTCAGTGAGGGGAGTGGGCCCGGAAGGGCAAGGGTGTGAGGGGGGCTGGGTCACCACATCACTGTGTGCCAGTGGGTGTGGAGGGCTGACaatgcccctggccctgccctggcccctatCTTGAGACAGGGGCCATATAGCTTGTGGGGCTGCCCTTGGGTGACAGGACAATGCTTCCCTCTGGGTAGAGTCTGCTGCCCTGGTACTGCCATGCCCCCTTTAGTCTGCCCAGCACTCCTTGCACAACAGTACTGCTCCCTTGAGGCTGCCCTGCACTTGGCACCAAGTAACTCCAGGCCCACAACCTTCACCTTCCATCTCTGCATCctgtccccagctgggctgcccttCAGTTTCTGGATGGGCCGCCATGACCAGCGCCATTACTACTGGGGAGGCTCACGCCCGGGCATCCAGCGCTGTGCCTGTGGCCTGGACAAGAACTGTGCTGACTCCAGGTTCTTCTGCAACTGTGATGCTGACCATGCCCTTTGGTAAGCCCCACACCCCTGGACCAGGGAAGGGCTTGGTGGACACAGGGCTGGAggaactgggcagggcagcaggatgtGACTGTGGTGGAGGAACCAGGAGGGGCTACTGTGGAGGAGTGAAGCAGCATGAGGTGTCAGCAGAGCAGTTGGGAAAGATAATGGCCAAAGAAGAGGTTGCTGGGGGACAGCACCAGCAGTTTGGTACAGGATAGCCAGGGAGATTAGGCTGCACTAGTATGGGGCATCTGGGGATAGGCTGAGGCAGTATTGAAGGTTGGGGAATGGGAGACTGGGACACCGCAGGAATGTAGGCTGGCTTGGTTTAGGTTATGGGCAGGCAGACAGTAGGCCAGAGTAATACCGTAGAAGGTGTGCTGGGAGTTGGCCCCAGCTCCATTGTGATGCTAGCTTCTCCCAtttccactcccctgccccactggctcTGGCTGCAGGAGGGTAGACAAGGGACTCTTGAACTTCGTGGATCACCTACCTGTCACTCAGGTTGTGGTTGGAGATACCAACCGATCCAGCTCTGAGGCCCAGTTCCTGTTGGGGCCATTGCGGTGCTACGGAGACCGTGAGTGCTTGCTGTGGAGGAAAGGGCCGTGGCTGGGTGGTGACAGGAGTCACAGAGTCCTGGGGCTTTCTACAGGGAACAGGGCCAGCCCCTGGGTCCCTGTTGCTGGTCTAGCTACGAGCTGGGCACAGTGTGCAGGGCCCAGCTTTGACATTCCCGTCTCTTGCAGGGAATACCTGGAACACAGTCTCCTTCAACAAAGGCACCGTCCTGCTCTTCCCCACCTTCCAGGTCAACCAGAGCCTTGACATTTCCTTCTACTTCAAAACCACTTCCTTGTCTGGCGTCTTCCTGGAGAACTCGGGCTACAAGAACTATATCCGTGTTGAACTCAACAGTAAATGGCTGGGCCTGCCTCGGCACGGTTGGGGGCTCTGATGGGACGGCCAGAGCTTGGCTAGAGTGGGGAGACTCTGGGCTGAGTTTGCAGTGTTGGCACAACAGGGCTAGCTGAAAAGAATAGGAGGGAGCTGGTTTTGGGAAGAGCCAGGACTAGGGCCTCTTCAGTaagaagcccagggctgggagcagtggcatGGAGGCCTCCTGGGAACTGAAGTCTCCTCCTTGCGCAGCTACCAGGAATGTGCTCTTTGCCTATGACATTGGGAATGGCCACGAGAACCTGACAGTGAGTTCCATCTTCCCCTTCAATGATGACgagtggcactgggtgcaggccgAGCTCAATGTGAAGATGGTGCGACTGCGAGTAGATGAGCTGCCCTGGGTTGTGCGGGCAGCCCCACCCCAGACCTACGTACAGCTGGAGTTTGACAAGCCCCTTCATGTTGGTGAGTGCAGGGAAACAAGAAACCCTTCCCCATCACCCCCTCAGGCTGGAAcctgtgccccactgaggcctccccATCTGTGGGATTCTCAGAGCTGGCAGATTACCAAAAGAATCTCGCCAGAAATTCTTAGAAAATCTCCCACCGCCCCATAATCTCACTCCTCCTTGTGCAGAAGCAAATAACAGCAATTGCAGCTACTTTTCAGAGGCAGAAGGTGTCCCACTGAGCCCTAgaagtcccagccctggcacactGGTTTGGGGCAAGGCAAAGGGATCCCCTGGGTTGCCGTAGTAGGGTCTGTCTTTAACCAAGCTGCAGCACTGACTACTGGTGAAAGCTGGGGGAGGTGCTGGGACCTAGGACACTTGGGCTGTACCCCACACTCTGCTTCTGactccctgtgtgaccttggtTGTGGCCCTTCTCTCAGTCCTTTGGTTTTCCCATCTTTCAGGTGAGAATGGTTGCCCCTCCAAGTGACTGGGGCACCAGGGTGTTCCCAGGACCCTGAGCTCTGGGGCAGAGGATACTAGGGAGggtcagggagctcctggccctggcttagGAACGGGGTGACCCCACTGAGGGGCAGACAGAACTCAGCCTGCATGATCTAACTCTTTCTGCCAGGAAACAGGTCAGGGGCCAACCCCACTCTGGTAGCACCAGTTGTCTGGCAACCCAGTGCTGGAGGAGGCTTGTGCCTGTGCTTACGCTGTCTTCCTGGTGCCAGGGGCAGCTGAGCACAAGCTGCGTcccttcctgggctgcctgcGGGGATTGCGCATGAATGGTGTGACGCTGAACCTGGAGGGCAAGGCTAATGAGACGGAGGGCGTGCGGGTGAACTGTACCGGCTACTGCCAGAACCCACGGGTGCCCTGCCAGAACAGCGGGCTCTGTGTGGAGCGCTACAGCCACTACACCTGCAACTGCAGCATCTCTGCCTTCGACGGGCCCTTCTGCAACCGCGGTcagtgctgcctgggccatgGGTGTGGGGATAGAGACAGGTTGAGTTGTGGAGTCACACCTATGAACTTAAGAGGCCAGAAGTGAGGGCCAGGACAGGAGAAGAGTTGGTGGGGGTAGGCAAGGAGTTGTAGGGTGCAGCTGCTAGGCCTTAAGCCAAGGTGAGGGCTATGATGGTTTGGGCAGGAGGGCTTAGCCAGGGGTATCCATGGCACAAGTGCCAGCCCAGAGAACAAAGTGCAGGAAAAAGCATGTTGTTCCTGTATAATAATATGACTGTGGCCAGGTGCTATTGAGGTACCTGCAtgctggggagtgggatggaccCCATTTCCTTGGGCATCTGGGATGTAGGGGTCAGGAGTGTAACTGCCATTGTGGCTACCTTActgcccctgtggccacctgCCCCTGTTCCACAGATATTGGTGGTTACTTTGAGGAGGGCACTTGGGTTCGCTACAACATCCTGTCAGCTTCACTGTATGCTACCCATGAGTTCGCCAGTATTGTGAGCCAGCCCCTGCCCGGCTACAACTTGACAAGTGAGGAGGTGAGCTTCAGCTTCAGCACCACTTccgcccctgctgtgctgctctacGTCAGCTCCTTTGTCAAGGACTACATGGCTGTGCTCATCAAGGATGATGGTGAGCCTGGGGGATGAGGTgccaaaccctgccctgcctgccctgtctcAGGGCTCCCCTTTATCCCACTCTCCTAGCAGCCTCAGGCCAGAGCTGGCTCCGTTCCTTCTCAGGAGCCCTGGCTGGAGCTGTTAGCTACACTTTTCTCCCTTCTGGCCTTGGGGAATCTCAGACCCCGTTTGCTGTGGGGAGGCTCTGTCTGCAGGCTCATAAAGCttgaggccagaagggaccattctGCCATCCAGGCCAAGTGTCCTGGAATCCACAGGCCAGAAATGCCTCAATCCCAGATCTGGCCATCAGCTGGGCCCTGTGCATGAGAACAAGACACAGGAGCTAGGCACCTGAGAGGAGGCTTTGCACCTGTTCAGAGCACTCAGCAGCCTGTCACAGCTGTGACAAATCTCTGATAAGCCAGGGGAAGCTGAACCTCTCCCTGGAGCTCCCAACCCCTCAGCACCCCCATCACACTCTGAGTCTTGCCTTGGCAGGCAGCCTGCAGTTGCGGTACCAGCTGGGCACCAGCCCCTATGTCTTCGCACTGACCACCAAGCCTGTGACAGATGGAAGGCCCCATCGTGTCAACATCACCCGTGTCCACCGCACGCTCTACACACAGGTGCCTGGTGGGCTTGTGGGGGCTGCACCGGGCAGGGGCCATCTATGCAggctgggagggctgtgccaATCAGCACTATGCAGAAAGGGGCTTCACTGTGATTTGGACACCAGAGGTTGGGGATCGGCTCCAGAGGGTGATATGGAAGGAATGTTGCCATGGTAGGTGGGCTGTTGCTGGACAGAGTTGCCATGGGAGGCAGGGACAATGGGGCACTGGAAAGAATGAAGCTTTCTTGCCTGGGTCTTCTGTAATTTGTGCCAGCAAGGATGGGTAGAGTCAAGGGAGCAAAGCTGCCTTCTGGGCCTAACCCCTAGAGGAAGCTGGCTGGGGTGGTGCTGATGGGGCCTGTGATCTTGACCTTGTCCCTAGGTGGACTTCTTCCCTGTCATGGAACAGCAGTTCTCTCTGTTTGTGGACAGCAAGCTGGACTCGCCCAAGAACCTGTATCTGGGCCGTGTGATGGGTGAGTGGGGCCCGGGGACCTATTCCCAGGGCCCaactcctttccctcccctgacACCTTTGCTGCCATgagggctgggaactccctgcttccTGTGCTGCCCCTGATGGAAACATTTCCTCTACACCCCAGAGTTGCTGGGAAGCCCCCTACCTGCTCTCTAGGGGCTAGAATGGCTCATTCTCCTTATCAGGGCAGGTCCCCTCCTTTCATTGAAtcctagagaagtagggctgaaagaagtctcctagtccaaccctcttgaccgaggcaggatcatcccgaTCTAAagcatcctgtacaaatccactgtctaccTCTTAGTAAAAttgctgtcaaccctgacacaccaCAAGACCTAACACCCtgacctgccacaagtaaagcaaggGGACTACAGAAGCCAACATGGTGCTTCTGTAGCAggttgtcagtatatgctcaagagatcttgGGCTGAGCGCCATGCTTCCAGTGACATGCTATGGGTCTCTGGCACTcaggggccaatgcttgcattaGCACCCCCCACCTTCTTGTAGCAATAAAGTCATGTTGCACGATAAGAACGCTGAAGGGCCCAGCtagtgcccccctcctcccaatgcccaggggccatggctcactcccacctcccaccccgcctcggtctgccactgcatgctccctgctgcagtgaaagGTACCCCTCCAGTcctgttccctttccctccagGAGAGCTCCCTAGAGCCATTCCCAATTCTGGTTTCATGCAGGAAGGTGAGGAGGTGCCCAGGGCACTGATTAACTCCTCCCTCTCTGTGCTGTGTAGAGACCGGTGTAATTGACCTAGAGATCCAGAGGTACAACACACCTGGCTTCTCCGGCTGCCTCTCAGGGGTGAAATTTAACACCATTGTGCCTCTCAAGTCCATCTTCCGCCCGAGCAGCATGATGGTGCACTACAATATCCGGGGGGAGTTGGTGGAGTCCAACTGTGCATCCATGCCTCTCAGCACCATGCCCATTCCCCCGGAGATGGATCCCTGGTACATGGGCACAGGTAGGGCCCTTTCTTGACACCTGCCTCTAAAACTCGGACCAGGTTGTGCCAGGCTGTCTGCACCACTGCACCTGTTAGTGCTTCTGTAGCCTAGAGAGCAGCTGTACTACAAGGGTCCTCCAACATGGTAGAGACTGGACCATAGTGAGGGAAGGGGAGGTTGCACAACTTAAGTgatcagagctgggagccaggactcctgggttctgctccaGGAGGATGACACCCAAGGTGTGTCCCTTCTGCTAGGCCTCTGGTGAGCCTTCCCAATAGATGTTCTGGGACAAACTGGAGAGTTGttgccttgccccactcccagtTCTTCAGGCTCTGGGTTAGGGCCCTTCCCCACCAAGCAGGGCAGGTGGCACAGCAGTAAGGGGCACTAGTGCGAAAGTTCTTTTCTCTGACTGTAAGGACTTGCACTGCCCTCTTTGTCTTGGTGGGACTCTCTGGGGCAAGCCAGGGGAGTGTGCTGGTATGGGATTGGTCTGGACTGTGCTCATGAGAGGGGCTTGGTAGTGGAAGGAACATCCCCAGATCCTTCCCTTGATGCCAGCTTTTGGCTCCTCCCTATCaagctgctccagccagctgctggtGCTGTCATGACAGCCCAGCCCTGTCACCTTTCAGCATTGTCCCTGCAGCTACTGCTTTGTCTTTTGCAGAGTTCCCTCATGTGCATGATGACGGCTGGATTGGGATCATCATTGGATGTAAGTGACTCCCTGTGTTCAAACCCATCTAACAGCctttgccctcttccccctgtgGAGTGGCTCTGCACAGGCCCCATGCTGGTGTGGCACTAGCCCAATTTGCTCAAGGGTAGGACATGGCcaaagagcagaggggctgggggagtagtgcCTTCCAACTACAAGCAGGGCCTTTTGGCCCTGGCAGTGCTGGACTATGGCTCAAAGTCTTGGGTGCCCTCCACACCCTGCTGtcaggcccccagccctgccactatGCTTAGCGCtgttctccttcctcttccagtTGTGatatttctgctgctgctccttggtGGCCTACTGGTGCTACTGTATCTCTACTATCACCGCTACAAGGGCTCATACCACACCAACGAGCCAAAAGCCATTCAGGACTACAGCAGTGCAGTCAAGCCCCTTGCCAGCCGCAAGGACCAGAACCTGCCCCAGATCCTGGAGGAGGCAAAAAGTGACTAGCTGTTGGAacagggctgggtggaggggaagggttaGCTCCACAGGCACTTGGCATCCCGCACCCTCAGGAGACTCGCCAGAGGTGTTCCTCTCCCAGGAGCAGTACTGGAGGGTGTCTCCTGCTATGGCCAGGAGGGTAGTGAGCGTTGCGGGACCAAAAGGCCAACTGAACCCGAACTGCCAAAACCCAATGCTGGACTGGGGCAGCAACGCCTTCCTCTTGTGCTGCTTCTACCTGCCCACATCACACCCAGCGTTGCTTGGGGCTGTGCCTTGCATAGCCTGTGAGTCACCTGTGTGAGGACTGCGTCTTCCTCCTATTGTACATCAAGGCCAGCCCCCAAGTACTCAGCCCATAACAGCCCAGACCCATGGTGGAAGTCATATGCCAGGTGGCTCTACCCACTGTGGTTTGCACTACCAAGCTgcaagccccctccccttccctttccccctctgttGGGGGTCAAGCTGCAGCCAAAACTTCTCCCAACTCCCACAGAAAGATTGCAGCCAATGCATCAACATGAAGCTGCTTTCtgagcccaggctgggacagggCTACACATCTGTGACCTGTAAAATTGCCCATCCCAGGCTTACAGAGGCTGTTTTCCACACAGACACCCAGGCATGGCCCCAGTTGAGAAGACATGCTTGTATCTATTTTACATGCTCCAAACCTGTTGTTTTGTAGGGGGAATATGCACTACAGTATAGCCTGGCCTTCCACATGTCTGGTTAGCAAAGATAGCACTTAGATTACCTGCTTGTTTACTCGCTTAGCAAAAGCCATTAAGTGAACCATGCAATATAGAGCATATGAGCACAATCCTTAGGTCGTGCTCTGAAACCTGTGCAATATCCCTGCCAGTatatgcagtggcagctgctgccatgcatGAGCCTGCACTTTGCTGAGATGCTGCTTCCATACAATCAGGTACAGACCATCTGATTCTTTCTACCATTTTTGTTGTCAAGTTCTCTATTACTCACTGGGTTTTTTTATTCTGTCACTTTGTATAAAAAAGTaccaaaaccaaccaaaaaaaccaacaaaacaaaatttaacGTCAGATGCTACATTTCAAGTGAGTGTTGTGGTAAATGGTCTGTAGTTTGCTACTTCTCTGTAAGAAGTGCTAGTCGTGCTGATAACTTCCAGCCCAGTGAAAGTGCCAGTCACACGCTTCATTGTGATGAGATGTTACAGAAATGCATTTATCTTCCCAAAGGCCTGGCTCCACTGGGcactttatttttgaaaaatctGTTTTGTTGAATGAAGTGTGAAGATATTCAAATAAATGCAGAATGACAGCGTTCGACACACTCCCCGACCTCAcagtggatgtggggagaggggaagtgggaaGCAGGAGTGACACAGCCTACACTGCTTGGGCAACAGACTGAGCCCACTCCTTTTCTAGCTGTGTCAGCCATGCTGATTCCTGGCAAAAAGCCACTGGAAAGTGAAATGCTCTATGCACTCCCCTTCTTCCCATGGAAGGCTCTGTCCTTCAACTTGAGCATCCCTACCCTCAGCTCAGCTGCCTCTTGTGCACACAGCTTTCTGGAGGCAAAGGACATTGTGAGTCAAGGAGAATGTGTCTACATGAACTGAAATATCCTGCACAGCAATCCCCATGATAAGGAGGATGCTGGCACTaagtcctgggatgctgaagcccTTGAGAAAACAGTAGCAGAGATGGATGGGCAGGGTATTGTGGGATACCTCTGGACTCTAAtcctcagcacagccccagggaaaGTGGAGCTTTGATTTGCTGCAGCTGAAGGACTGGTCCAGGGTCTTCCAAAAGACTCCTCACCCACCAGCCTCCCCTCTCCAGTGCAAGGGTGCAGCTAACTCGCATATGAAGCtgagttttttcccctcttgttgcTACATGACACAGGGTTTTTTCTTGCCTCTCTCAGAAGCACAGGACACTAGCTGCAGCTAAGGTTGGAGATTGTGactggggagccaagcagtactgCAGACTTATGCTTAACAATAAATAGAGCATCATCAGCTCCCCTGGCTGTAAACATGGAGCTTCAATAAGGGCTTGTCAATGAGCTGGCAGGTAGACACGGCACTCAGCTCACTCACCCTtctcctctgagccagctgctcaGAAAACAGCAGACACCAGAACTGGTGACGGCATCCTGAGGCCAAAGCAGCTTGCTGGAGGGCAAGTTAGCTCCAGCGTCCTACTGACCATTGATGTCAATTTCATCTTCTAAGCTCTTGGGCCATCTGCTTTACTAAAGGCTTCAGTTGGATGTTGCTGACCATGTACCATGTTCTGGGGCTGCTGGCCCAGGAGCTTTCTGGCCAGTGCATGTGTAGGCCAAGCTGCAGACTGCATGCAGGTAAGTAAGCTCCTCTCTGGGGAACAGGAACAGAGGCAGTGGCTGGACACAGGATGTTCACTACCACTTTATTATGACAAAGGTTACAAGCCACATGATTTTTAAAGTGCATATAATTCACTGGCAGCAAGCCACAGACACAAAGCCTCTTGCAGTGCAGATATGGCCAAAGTTGCAGGGGAACATTTAATGACACAGTGGGCAGGGACCAGCCATGTAGACAAGGGTATAATAAAGCAGGGCAGAGAGTTGGCTCTCAGGCAGATACAGGAAGAACAAGAGTGCCTGCTCCAAACAGACCTGAACTCCAGCAAGACTCAGGGGCCAGTCCTGTGCTTAGCAGCCCTAGCAGAGAGGGGGCACACAGGCCAGACCAGCCCTTGGGACCCTcagcagccagctgcagcagctccaatTCTGAAACTTGAATGCACTGGACGTGCCTGTGCCTGGAGAAGCATCTGCATAGGACTAGACCCAGGCTCCCATCTCCCCTGTATCACAGCCCAGTCCTGCATCCTTAGTAACAAACAGAAGAGGTGTTGCTTGTGCATGGCTGGGTGCTTGACCCAGGACCCACCCTCAGTGAAAGACCTCCTTATTCTTATCTCACTATGCCAGACTGATGGCACTGGACAGTGAGGCAGGCTCCATTTTCCATCCTTGTGTTCTACTCACAGGGTCCCTGCTGGCTCAATTCTAGTTGTGCACTCAGGGACACCCTCGCAGCTGCTGCCCAACTCCACCTGTCCTGGATGTGCTGGTGCCATCACCCCATCTCAGAGATCCTTATGCAGGCTAAGAGTCTAGTGGTAGACCCGAGCTTCTTCCAAGTCCACTTCAAACCCTTCCCCTGACTGTGTATGTGTTTGTCACACGCCAGCAATACACCAGAAAAGCTGGGAAGAACCAGGACTACTGTGTCTGGAAAGGAGAGAGGACTGAGGGGCCAGGCAAGAAGGCTCCCCTTCATCACAGCCTGTCCTCTGCATCATGCAGTTGCTGGGACTCCAGGTGCCTCTCCCCCAACACCCAAGTACTTGTACATACAGACATGAGGGTGCCTCCCTGCaatttttcttcccatttttctaccccttccagctcccccacagcctgcAGAAGGAACAGGAGAAGCAGGGGTTGAGATTCACATGGTTTCTACAACCCAGAAGCTCCTTGGAAAGAGGAAGAgtcccagctgctggctggggagggttATTTTAATGTgcttccttgtttgtttgtttttcgcAGAGGGTGCTAAGATCAAGCCCCTGCCTTGTTGTCCAGCTCAAGAGCCATCTCCACACCTGGGGCAGGGTCTCACAAGAGAGCCCTTAGGCAGCCTCTGAGGCAGCCTTTGGGCTCAGACACTGCCAAAATAGCAGTGTGCTGATGTTGTTCAGAACATGGCAACAGCAATGGCAGTCAACAAAGAACTCTGTGCAATGGAAGAGGCCATAGCCATGAAGGGGAGGCTGTGCCAATGGGCTGGCAAAGTGCTTCAGACAGCACCCAGGATTGGTAACTGTGAGAAGGGAAGCCATGATTGGAcgctgcagcagcaagggtggaCTGAAGAAACAGATTCAGTGCTGCAGTCAGAGCACCTAATCAGGACATTCCTGTGCCATGCCAGATACCTTTGGAGCAGCAGGCATTCCTAAACCAGCTTGCTGACTCGCAGCAAGGATATCTGTTCCTTCAGCTTTTCCCTGTGTCAGAGGGGCCATGTACTGAGGGACACTGTTCATCCAACAGCCTCCCCAGAAGGTCAGCCCATGCCCATCAGAACAGAGCAGCACCAGGCCCTGCAGATCTAGATGGCTCTCCCAGGAAggccccaggcacagcatctCTGAGTAGCTTGGAAACATTCAATGGGAGAGTGACAGCCAGAATAGAGACTAATGAGGGCATCAGGGCTGAACAGAGCCCAGGTCCTGGACCAATTCCCCTAGAGCTTTGTGTGTCTTGACATAGAGGGCCCAGACAGCACAGTCAGTGGAAATGGGCAACATTCATCCATCGTTTTCCTGAGCCTGGCCACTAGGCAGGCACAGAATTAGGGGCAGGTAGGAAGGAGCCTTGTGAACTAGCTGTCTTCACACCCTGTTTTCCCTGCCATCTCCTTCTGCACCTCTGGCAACAATGTGCTCATCTCTTCCCAGCACAATTGCTTTCCATAACCAAAGTGACTCTTTGCATAACATTGAAAGGCCCCATTGCAGAAACAGGGTTCATCTGGTCTCTGTCCTCTGGCCAGCAGGAAGAGAGCCTTGTGGGCACAACAGCTGGCAAGTTGACTTAGGCCTCACTGTTGGGGCATGGGCCAGAGTCCCTAAGGTTCCTAACAGTGAACAAGCGTCCTGATTAGCAGCAAAGGAAATCAAGAGAGAGCACCAAACACACACCAGAAAAAAACGTTTGCTCCAGGGGAGAATTTTCAATGGAATGGCATCAGCCACCCCACCTATTTTCCTGCT
Coding sequences:
- the CNTNAP1 gene encoding contactin-associated protein 1 isoform X1 yields the protein MGSHLLCVLLAACAGLLPRDSGCLARHCYDELVAPLYSSSLGASSRYNIFYTPGFARLYSTSGWSPDPRDKQPWLQIDLMQKHMINAVATQGTYNTRDWLTHYIVLYGDHPSSWKPFFQRGSNWTFFGNVNESGVVIHDLHYPILARYLRIIPVGWNPSGKIGLRLGLYGCPYRSDVLYFDGDDAISYRFRGKTVSTLQDTISFNFKTLERDGVLMHGEGSQGDYITVELKQAQLVLHISLGSSPLHSSEGHTTVTVGSLLDDHHWHSLHIDRYGQHVNLTLDGEVKHFRCNGDFDQLNLDTEVFFGGVVNQEKQRLVYRQNFRGCIENIYFNGAHIADLARRKKSNIRFEGRVGHYCENPPYAPITFAGINNYLQVPGIPRRNRMSVSFKFRSWDTVGLLMYTSFADRLGSLEMVLSEGQINVSITQPGKKKLEFAAGYRLNDGFWHSVLLVARDGSAVVTIDDDDGAEFRVAHPFQLRTGSQYFFGGCPKPASITGCLSNQTTFHGCLQMISVDAQPVDLELLKYHRLGKYSDVFFDMCGITDRCTPNLCEHGGRCLQSWDDFICICDLTGYQGETCHKPVYKESCEAYRLSGKTAGNYTIDPDGSGPLKPFTVYCDMREDRAWTIIRHNRHYATRVLGSSVDRPFLGAVEYWNASWAEVSALANASEYCEQRIEFSCYNSRLLNTPSGLPFSFWMGRHDQRHYYWGGSRPGIQRCACGLDKNCADSRFFCNCDADHALWRVDKGLLNFVDHLPVTQVVVGDTNRSSSEAQFLLGPLRCYGDRNTWNTVSFNKGTVLLFPTFQVNQSLDISFYFKTTSLSGVFLENSGYKNYIRVELNTTRNVLFAYDIGNGHENLTVSSIFPFNDDEWHWVQAELNVKMVRLRVDELPWVVRAAPPQTYVQLEFDKPLHVGAAEHKLRPFLGCLRGLRMNGVTLNLEGKANETEGVRVNCTGYCQNPRVPCQNSGLCVERYSHYTCNCSISAFDGPFCNRDIGGYFEEGTWVRYNILSASLYATHEFASIVSQPLPGYNLTSEEVSFSFSTTSAPAVLLYVSSFVKDYMAVLIKDDGSLQLRYQLGTSPYVFALTTKPVTDGRPHRVNITRVHRTLYTQVDFFPVMEQQFSLFVDSKLDSPKNLYLGRVMETGVIDLEIQRYNTPGFSGCLSGVKFNTIVPLKSIFRPSSMMVHYNIRGELVESNCASMPLSTMPIPPEMDPWYMGTEFPHVHDDGWIGIIIGFVIFLLLLLGGLLVLLYLYYHRYKGSYHTNEPKAIQDYSSAVKPLASRKDQNLPQILEEAKSD